The sequence GTAGATGTGCAGATTCAAAAGCTCAGGCCCTGAGAGGAtcagaaagaacacagagaaaagggcAAAGACTTGGAGGAAATTGTGAGGCGTTCCTGCTTCCCAGGCTGGAAAATAATGTTCCGAACTGTCAAAAAGGAAGAGAgttgaaaaggaaacaatagaCTGCAGTTGGTGGTGGACCCCAGACAAAGGAGTTCTGTCCCTGCTGGAGGCCACTGCTAGCTCAGAGGGCACCCGTGTGTGAATTAGGAAAAGGCGCCCCTTCTGGGTGCACAGCTTGGCAACTGGAACACAGACGAGATCTAGCCCTTCATtgacgcccccccaccccaggtgctcATGTGGAGTGCACAACCTATACAACCATACAGGGCTGCCCTGCACACCCCTGTGAAGCCCCGGAGGAGGCTGGGAAAGCTCAGACAGGCCCCGTAAGGTctaaacacagaagaaatgtaTGCCTCATATCCCAGGTGAAGCCCTCACGGGTCAGGGGTGTCCCTGAGAAGAAGTGGCCCTGGCAGAAGGAGACTTGGGCAGTCTCAGGGTTTCCTCAAGGGCCTGATAAGGACAATAACTGGAGACCAGGTGGGATGCAGTGTCCCTCAGGACCACTGTGGACAGATGACAGCAACAGATTGCCACCTTCCCGCCCCCACACGCCACAACTTGGCACCTGTAAGCCCCTTAGAATAAGCCAAAACCCCAGGGATATTTGGAACGAGGGAGCACATTCAAGGAGACAGAGATTAAGTATCAGCCACGCAGCCACAGTGAGGATTCCAAACAAAAATTCACTTAagctatagaaaaaaagaagttgcatTTGGTGCACACGGAAGGTATAAAGTGAGATTTTTTCTACCAGCTGTGCtgcacaaatatttgttgaatgagtgctGAGTGAATGACAAATGGCTTCTTCTCTGCAGCCCTCATTTTGTTCTGCCCTGATTTAATTATCGGAGCACACGGTACCCTGACTAGATTGTCAAttgcttgagggcagggaccagccTATTCAACTTTAAATCCTGCGCACGTATCTATATAGAAGTGCTCGTTGCCTGGGCATTCAATTGAATTACTATATAAATGCACAGCATTTTCCCCAGGCTCCGTGATCAAaaccctcccctcttcctgcgctcccctccccttctctcccaccctctgagCAGAATTCCCAAAGCTGGGAACGGACAAAGGGACGGACCCTCTCGTGCTGTCCTGGATGCAGCAGCTCAGCCTGATGAATGAGCCTGTTAGGTAGGATTTGAGACATGTCTACGTTAGCAGATGAGCTCTGCTCTGTTCAGCAGCCGTCAACTGGTGTGGACTGAGGTCAGGTTCATCACAGAGGGTGGGGCCCTCAGGACTCAAGGGCAGGGGTAACTAGGTCACTTGTCCTGGGAGTTCCTGGAGGTTTATGGGGCCTCCCAGAGTCGGTACCCTGAGTCTAAGGCGCTGTTCAAGGCCCTCACGGCCTGGGCACCCGGCTGGACTCAGGCCACCTTTTCCATGGCCCCTGTCCATGACCTCTGCTCTAGCCTGCTTCCCGGCAGCCACCGTCACATGCCAATGTTTTATTCTGGGTCCTCACAGCTGTATCACACATTCTGTCTGTGTGCTCGGCATTTGTAGATACGCTTGTGGCTCCTGGCCGGCGTTTATAAGTTATTCGCCTTGCGTCTGTCCTTTCTCTGTGGCCAGAAGGTCAGTGCCTGCCACTGGCTGGCCACCTCTTTGTCTCCCCGACTGGAGTCCCCGCTGCCTTCCCAGCTTTGAACCCAGATTTGCCCCTTAACTAGCTGGTGTCCTTGGCATGTTCTTTAAGCTGCTGTGTCCACGGTGACTACCTCCCTCGGgtctgtgtcctctcctctggGCGCCCTGCAATTTTTTGCCTCTTCCCGCAAAGGTCTGCTGACCACTCTCCTGACCAGACGGGGCTCTCCCCTCCATCGCCTGTGCCCGGCACTGTCCCTGCCACTGAGGAGTGACCTAAGGAAGGCAGGTATCcgttcctctctccttcctgctccctcctctccctcctttacccagtttccctcctctcctttcccccagcctcctccccacgCACACAATCCCAGCCATTTCTTCCTTGGGGCCCTTTCACTTGCTCCAGGACAGGAAGATCACCAGGCAGAGACTGTCATGTTGCAGAGTCTTTTATTAAAACCAGGTGAGTTACTCCATTAGCTGAAAAGGCACACTTAGGTTCCAgaaacccccaccccaccctaccccccactGCCCTGCCACCTCCTTTGGGATGGGTGTGGCTGTCCCACTCTGCCCAGACCCGTTTCTCATGGCAGAGGGGCATCTGGTGGGGGTGATGGGTCAGAGGATCTGTATGTTTACGGCTTGAATTTGGGATTAGAGGCGCGGGTGACGGGTTGGGTTTGGAGATTGGAGGAATTGGGTTGGAGtcggggagagaggagagaggctgcGGGCGGCAGAGAGCAAAGGGCCACACTTCCGGTTCCCGGGGTGATGACCCCCACAAGGAGCCCCCAGGCAGATGAAGCCAGCCGGAACAGcctcgcccccctcccccacccgcctctCAGAAACAAAGCAGACACTCAGAAGCAAACTCTACGTGGCTACAGGAGACCCAGCACCACCCTCCCCTGGGGCCCGGCGTCCccgtgggtgggggtggggtcgtGCAGGGGCTTAGCCCTGGAAACCCAGCTCCTTGTACTTGGCAGCAATGTCGTTCCGGAACAGCTCGAGAGCCTTTCTCATGGCCGCCTGGGCGTCAGTGCCGAAGTCGTGGGGATGTTTGCTCTGGAGAACCTGGATGATGGCCTCTGAGATGAACTGCAGCGGGATGGATGAGAGGGGTGCTGGTCATGGGGGCGGACAAGCCAGGAGCCAGGGGGCAATCAGGCTGAGTCCCACCTTCTCTTTATTTCAGGGCCATTTATTGAACGCTTACTGTATACCAGGCATGCTTCCAAGTGGTCTCTGAGATGAATTCCTTTTATCCCTGCAACCCCGGGAGACAGGTATAAATGGGGGACCAGGCCTGTCCCAGTACAGACCCAAGGTTGTGCGGCCCAGTGGGTCGGCTCACCCACCACCCTCCTTGGCTAGTGTTCAGGATGTGGGTCCAGCTGCGGCCAGACAAGGGCCCGGGTGCCGCCTCCATGCAGACAGCAGAAAGGAGGGGAATGCTCCCATTCCATGGTTTTGTCCAGGAGTTTGCAGTCAGAAAAGCTAGATAGAAAGAAACTATGTCCGGGGTGCCTAGGGGTGGGTCAGTTGGAtaggtgaccgacttcggctcaggtcatgatctcgcagcttgtgaattcgagccccacgttgggctctgtgctgacagctcagagcttggagcctgcttcagatcctgtctgtctctctctctctctctctctctgcccctcccctgctcacgcgctgtctctcaaagatgaataaacgttaaaaaaatgttttttaaggaagaaactaTTTCCatctgtgtatatttattttttgcatttaatgGCTTCATAGGGTTATTGCTTTAAGCAGCCTATTGGGGGCGGAGTGGGGGTGCAGAGCATCCTATATTCTGTGCCAAGCACAGAGCTGGTGCTCAGAATTCTTGGTGGgcgggaaggagggaaggagagggaaggatcTGGCCTATGGCTTGCCCCCAGGACCCACACTGTCTTCTGTCAGCCTCGCTGTCACCATCACGCTTGCTTGGGTACCCACGATTTCCTTACCAGGAACACCTACAGCATGGCGGCTTTAGCGACTCAACGATCTCATGGGCGTAAAATGCTACTGTGCTCTTCCGACAGTGAATCAAGCTTTGATGTCAACCACAGCCCTGGCCGGCGCACCAAGCGGTGTCACTTTACAGAGGCCGCGACGGGAAAGTAGCCAGACTGAGGTCACGTAGCAAGAGGACTTTGcaccccggggggcggggggggggggggtgggcaaacGGCCGCCAGAGCCAAGGACGGAGGCGGTGACTGTACCTCGTTTTCCCGTTTTCTCGGGGCGCCCCGAGTGCAAGTGACCACGGGCAGGTGGTGGGGGGCTCGGGCTGCCGTGGAGTAAGCCCCGCCCCTGGAAAACGTGAGATACCCAACCTCCCGGCTCAGCTCCGCCGTGACCCTTATGTGTGACTTCACCACACAACAGGGGCTCCGATGCCCTCATCGGGTCCCCTCACTCAGCCTTTCCTGAGCCTGTGGCAGAGTCACTAATATCTAGAAAAGCGTGCGCTGGGGCAGCTGGACAACAGAGGAAAGTTGCCCTTCGCTACCCAGCAGCCTCTGTGGCCCCCTCGCTCACAGGTGGGAAGCAGCAGCTTTTATGAAGAGCATGGAAGGGGAGGAACAGACACGGGCCCTGCCTTCGATCTTGCGGATATCGACGCAGTAAACTAAGCTCGTTTTCAGCAGACCTGGTTTCCAGTCCCCCAGCTTCCAGTGCTACCTTCTCTTTCTGAGCCTTGTTCCTTTGTCCCCCCGGAGGGGATACGTCTTTCTGGTTGTGTTGGGAGCCCACCCCCACGCCACTGGGGTTCAGAGATGCGAGAGCCAGGGTCTGCCCTCGGGCAGCTCATGTCCCAGCCAGGAGACAGCTGGGTAAAGAGATGAGTTACAGTACAGCTGGGCAGGCGCCGTGACAGAGAATGAGGATAAAGCGCCTTTGcaggggggccggggggagggggggaagggcaccGGTGGACAGAGCAGCTGACGGCTGGACGCGTGCGGAGGAGGTGGCTTCTAAGCTGGGCCCTGGAGGATGGACAGGGATTTGCTGACAAGAGAagatggggagggcaggggccgcAGCAGGCACGGAATCTCAAAGGCAGGACAGGCTCCTTGTGTCTGTGATGCTGAGTGGGATGGGCGGGCAAGGTTGTCTACGTGTGATTTGCGGGGGCAGCTGGGGCGCAGGGAGGTGCGGCTGAGAGGCTGACGAGGGGTGTGGCAGTGGCGGATGGGAGATATTGTACCGCAAGGGTTAAGGGCTTGAGTTCCGGAGTACCGTTGACCAGACTGTACCTACtggcttattagctgtgtgaccttgggcaagctacctaatctctctgagccttcagtttccaaatctgtaaaGTGAGTATGCGAAGGGTacctgcctggcacagagtctgCTAATTGCCTGCCCAAtgtccattttctccttcttccttggTAACAGAACACTGGTTGTATTTGCAGTGGCAACAGACCACATTTCCCAGCTTTCCATGCAGATGGGTGTGGTCTTGTAACTaacttctggccaatgagatgcaAAGGAAACTGTTGGGTGGGATTTCTGTCTGCGACTCCTTAAAAGAGagctttcctctcttcttcctgcttCCTGTTGGGAACGTGGACCAGATGGCTGGAGCTCtagcagccatcttggaccatgagTCAACTTTGAGGACTCATGCCAACATTGGCATGAAAGAGGCTGCATTCTCGGTGACCGTGGGTTCCCCACACCAGCTCTGGACTCCCTAGCTCTGAACTTCCTTTGCGTCAGAGAAAAAGAGGACACTGAATGCCTTCAATCTCAGGGAGATTTCGAGAATTCCACGCAGTGATCCAGGCGGATGCCCATCCTAACTGGTAGCTATCACCACTACCTTTATCCTCATCGCTGCATCAGCCTGCCTGCTGCTCCCATCCTGAGGGATTGCACCTATCCCAAAGGCCCTTTCTCCCCCAGATCTCAATGCTCACCTCTTGCCACACGCCTCCTCCCACTGGTTATAAAGGCAATTCAggctctcccctgcccacccaaCTCCTCAGCCCCTCACAGGAGGTTCAAACCAACTTCTCTTGCCTAGGGCACCCGAGGCctctgcttcttcatctgtaaagatGCTGGAAACAAGTATCACCAGACTGTtggccacccccagcccaggATCGAGCCCCTGCTCCTGTACGCCTGCCTCACGACTCCTGCACACATCAGGCTCCAGATGGCACAGGGGTTAGGCGCTGAGGGCCTGGGGGGAGTAGAGCCCTAGTTTGAATCCTGAGGGCAGCTattgctcagtttcctcatctgcccaGTGGGTGTGCTAATGGTACCTCCCCTTGGTGGGGGGAGTGCAAGTGGTGCCCCCAATATCCAATCTCCCTTACTTCCCCGGACGACCTACCGATCTGGGGGAGAAATGGGTTTCCTCTCCGTGACCGCAGGGGTGACAgctcgttttacagatgaggaaactggggctcaaagAGGAATGACGTGGGTCACCCACAAGTCAGTGGCCGAGCTGGGACTCGAACCCCAAATCCCAGCCCTTCGAGGCCTCCCCTTCCACCCTCCCgcccgcccctgccctgcctcccacctccaggTACTTGACGGGGATCTTGTGCTTGGTGGCATGTGACTGGGCCAGGGGCTTCAGCTCCGCCTCGTGCTGGCCCTTCTTCTTGAGGATGCCCCCCAGGGCGGTGAGCACCGTGTTGCCATGCTTCTTCAGGTCCTCGGAGCCCTTCAtttcatcctctgtcttcaggtgCTTGAACTTTTCGAACTTCTCCAGGGTCTCCGGGTGGCCCTTGAAGAGGCTGCGGGCACAAGGGGGGCTGGAGTCAGACACAGGGGCTGGAGGTGGTGAGACACACGAGCTCCAGTCCCGGCTCCGCTATTTCCCAGCTGCGTGACATCGGGCCATTCGCTTtacctctctctgtgcttctgcttCCTCATCCAAGCGTAGGGGATAACCGGTGCCTACCTAGAGCAGCGCTGTGGGGGCTCGGTGGGCCGTGTAAAGGCTTGCCTTGCTTATTTCGGGTCAGTAGCATCTGCCTCTTCATTGCTACTCCAGAGGTAGGAAGGAAAGATGTGCCTGCCTCGCTCCCTGGCTCCACCCGATTTTCTCTGAGTCGCCTGGAGAGTAGGTGATTAAATCGCATCGCATCACGGGTACGAGGCAGAAGGGCCAAGTGGAAGCGGGTCTGTGTGACTCAAGACGTCGACCGCGCAGGGGACCGTCTCTGCAAGCTTCCTGCCTACGGATCATCCTTTGGCTGCTTAAATACTTGCAGCTACAGGAGACTCACTACGTCCTGTGTTAGCTCTCAGGCTCAGGAAGTCCTTGCTTATTTTGCTCAGACGCCCTGTACCTCCCAGGCCCCTCGGAtggtgaggcccagggagggagccACCTGCCAAAGACCAGGTCTCCGCTCCTGCCAGGGAGCCGGGGAGCTTAGCTGCAGAGGGACTCTGCCCTGAGCCATACCTGTAGCCCTGGAGCTCGgtcttttctcttctggaaagtTGGGTGTCGGTTAAAGGGAGTCATACCTGCCGCCTCGGTGGGAGGTGGCTGTCCCCGTTCCACTGTGGGCCAATGGAGCACAGAGGCAAGTGACATGAGTCGGTGGCAAAGCCCGAACCAGAGATCGGATGGTTCTATAAGTcatgcgccctctctctctctctctctctctctctctctctccctgtcataCCCTGAAATGTTTGCAGGAGTGGCCCTGTCTCCccagccttcccctcctcctgtctAATGGAACCTGCAAGGTTCCTCTTTTTGTAGCTTCCTGGCTCAGCCACTCGCTTCTTCAGCCCTGCGGTGGACACACTCCGGTGTGTGAAAGCATCTCACAGCACACACCCATactcacgtgcatgcacacacgtgtgcaccaAGTAGCACAAACAGGGAGCACACCCTTCTCCCGGGAGCTCATCCCTCCTGCAGCCCCCAGAACACCCAGGGCGATCCACAGCCATGCCCCACGTCCCCATCTCACCCCCCCGTCCTGGCCCGGCCAAGCCTGTGTGGCCGGGACAGCTCATCCCTGGCACTTTTCACCCAAGGGTCCTATTATTATCTGGTGACAATGATCCTTGAACTCCTGTCTGGCAGAGGTGAGACCTAGCACCCACAGGTGAAGGTCGGAGGTCGGGACGCTGGAGGGAGCCTATCTGGGGCAGAAGAGGGCCAAGGACCTGGTACCCAAGGCAACCAGGGATCTCAGATATTTGGGGAGCCCCCAAGATGTCTGGGAGAAAGAACGTGGGGATGAGAATTACGAAAGCTGAGTTCTGGTCCCAGGTCCACCTCCAACGTGCTGTGTGACATTGAAAAAGTCACTCAGCTTCTCTGGGTCCTGGTTCAGCCATCCATAAACCAAAAGGGTTGGTCTGGCTGGTATTTCAGCCTCCAGCTGTAAGGCTGGACCCCTGCCTCACCTTCCACTCTGTGCCAGTCAGCCCGCAAGCGAGCCCAGATTTACCTTCAACGGTGCAGGAAAACCAGGCCAATGAGTGCCCACCAGATCATTCTGGCATCACTCAGCCGCTTCCCTCCCTTGGCCCAAAGTCCTGCAGCTGGGAGCCCCAGGCAGCCACAGAAGGCCATACCTGGATTTGCCTAAGGGCAGCACCCCGGAAAACGGACAG is a genomic window of Acinonyx jubatus isolate Ajub_Pintada_27869175 chromosome B4, VMU_Ajub_asm_v1.0, whole genome shotgun sequence containing:
- the MB gene encoding myoglobin, giving the protein MGLSDGEWQLVLNVWGKVETDLAGHGQEVLISLFKGHPETLEKFEKFKHLKTEDEMKGSEDLKKHGNTVLTALGGILKKKGQHEAELKPLAQSHATKHKIPVKYLEFISEAIIQVLQSKHPHDFGTDAQAAMRKALELFRNDIAAKYKELGFQG